The Balnearium lithotrophicum region CTGCTCCGCTTCCCCTTGATACGCTCCCTGTATCCAAAACAATGCAGGCCTTTCCGTTTCCTTTGAGCGAGGCATTAACGTGCTGAATCCATCCCCAGTCTGCAGATGAGGAGGGAGGATAACCGAACGTGAACCTTCCAAACTGGTCATTTTCGTAGGTTGACTGTGGAAAATCCTGATTCCACATTGGATTTGTAGCAATCAGGTCAAACTGCATCAGGGAGCCGTCGCTGTTTTTAAAGGCTGGATGGTTCATTGTATCTCCAAGGGCAATTTCTGCGTCCATATCGTGGATGAAAATGTTCATCTTTGCCATTGCATAGCTAAAGTGGAGTATTTCCTGACCGTAGAATTTAAGGTCTGCAACAGTTTTTCCCCTGTACTTCTCCTTAAAGTAGAGCTGGTTCTTTATTAAAAGTCCGGCAGAGCCAACACACGGGTCGTAAATCGACTGTCCGGGCTCAGGGTCAAGGATGTGAGCTATTAAAATTCCAACCTCCCTCGGAGTGTAAAACTCCCCTGCAGACTGACCAGAACCCTCTGCAAACTTCCTAAGCAGGTACTCGTAGGCATTTCCTATTATGTCGGGAGGAACGTCCCTTATTCCGAGCCTGTACTTACTGAGAACGTTGATGAGTGCGTGGAGCCTTTCATCGCTGATTATTCTCTTTCCAGCCATTGTTGCATTGAAGTCAACAATATCGACAACACCCTGGAGCTTCGGGTTTTCCTTTGCTATTGCCCTAACGGCATCGGTTAAGTACATTCCAAGACCGTGAACCGGATGCCTTTTTATGTTTTCCCACCTTGCAACTTCCGGAATAAAAAACCTAACGAAGGAGTGGTCTGACTCAACTATTTCTAAAGCCGTCTCTCTATCTCCAAACTCCTCTGAGAGCTTCTCTATCTCGTCTTCAAATACGTCTGAGAGCCTCTTTATGAATATCAACGGGAGTATATACTCCTTGTACTTTGGAGCGTCCACCTCTCCCCTGATTTTGCAGGCAGCTTCCCAGAGCCAGTTTTCAAGTGTCTTTATATCAAGCTCGGCCATTCCTTCCTTCCAAAAATTGAGTTATTGTTAATGTAGCAAAGTTTAACAAATGTAGGATTCAGGATTTAAGATGAAAAAGTTATTGATTGTTACAGGAGAGCTCTCCGGATTCATCTATGCGAGGGAGATTGTTAGGGAGCTCTCACCTTTTTTTGAAATTTTTGGAGTTTTCACTGAGGAAGTTCCGGGAAGTAAAAGGATTTTGGACTCAAAGGAGCTTACCGCCTTTGGACTCTTTGAGGTTATTTCAAAACTTCCAAGCATCTTAAGAGGAAAGAGGAGAATCGTTTCGTTTTTGGAAAGTGAAAAGCCCGATGCCGTTCTGCTAATTGACTTTCCCGGATTTAACCTTCAGATAGCAAAGGAGGCAAAGAAAAGGGGAATTAAGGTTCTCTACTTCATCCCTCCAAAGGTATGGGCTTGGGGAAGGGGGAGAGTTGAAAAGTTAAGGGCTTACTGTGACAGAATTTTCGTCATCTTTCCCTTTGAAGTTCCCTTTTACAGTCAGTTTGGAATTGATGTAACCTACGTTGGAAATCCGCTAATTGACATAGTTAAGCCTAACAGGGAGAGAAAGGAGTTCTTAGAAACCTTTGAAATTGAAGAGCCCTTCTATGCACTCCTTCCAGGAAGCAGGCCTTCGGAAATTAAGTATTTGCTGCCAACGTTAAAGGAATTTTCAGAGAGCTTTGGAGGCAACTGGGTCATTCCTGTTGCAGATACGGTTAAGGAACTTTTTAAGAACTTCCACTCTAAGAACATTAAACTCGTTCCGGAGGGTGAAAGGTACAACGTTTTAAGATACTCTGAGGCCGGAGTAATTGCATCAGGAACGGCATCTTTAGAGGCCGCAATTTCGGAGCTCCCCCATGTTGTCGTTTACAGAGTTCATCCGTTAACCTACTTTATAGCTAAAAGGGCTGTTAAACTTCCTTTCGTTTCCCTTCCAAACCTTATAGCCGGAAAGGAGGTCGTTCCGGAGCTCCTCCAGGATAGGTTCAACAGGGAAAACTTGTTCCTGACGTTTGAAACCCTCCTTGAAAATAGAGATTGGTGCAGGGAAGTTTTGAGAAAGGAGGTAAAGGAGAAACTTTCGGGAGGAGCAGTAAAGAAACTCTCAGAGGAGATTAAGAGGGAGATTTAGAATGGAGCTCTTTGCAGTTTCCCAGCCGGGGCTTGAGGAGGTTACAAGGAAAGAACTTGAGGATTTGGGAATAGAGGGAAAGGCTGTTCCGGGAGGAGTTCTCTTTTCCGGAGGTCTTAGGGAAATATACCTTACAAACCTGTGGCTCAGGAGCGCAACGAGGGTTCTTTTAAGGCTCTGTTCATTTAGAGCTCTCCACTTTGCCGAACTTGTCAGAAAGGCAAAAAGGTGCAAGTGGGAAAAGTTTATAAGTCCAAACCTCCCTGTTAAGTTCAGGGTAACATCAAGAAGGTCAAAACTCTACCACACAAAGGGAATAGAAGAGAGAATCTTAAGGGCCATTGAGGAGAGGTTGGGCTTTGAGCCAAGAGTTGCAAGGTTTGAAGATGAGGGAACGAGCATAGTTGTAAGGGTTGAGAACAACGTATTTACGATAAGTGTAAATACATCGGGAGCTCCACTCTACAAGAGGGGCTACAGGGTAGTCGAAACTGAGGCTCCCCTGAGGGAGAACATCGCCGCCGGAGTGATTCTAATGTCAAACTGGAGGGGGGAAATTCCGCTAATTGACCCCTTCTGTGGTTCGGGAACGATTCCAATAGAGGGAGCTCTCATAGCATCAAACACTCCTCCTGGTAAAAACAGGAAGTTTGCATTTATGGAGTGGAAAAGCTTTGATGAGGAGCTCTGGAACGAGCTCTTAGAGGAGGCAGAATCAAAAAGGAAAGAGATAAACGTTCCAATAATGGGCTTTGACATCGAACCAAAGGCCGTTGAAGCATCTTTAAAGAACGCAGAAGCTGCTGGAGTTTCAAAATTTGTGGAGTTTAAAAACCTCTCTCTTCCTGAAATTAAAATGGAGAGAGTTCTAATCGTTACAAATCCCCCATACGGGGTGAGGCTTTCAGAGAGAAAGTTGGGGGAAATCTACGCCCGATTTGGAGAGTGGGTCGAGAAGAATTTTAAGTACTACTCGGTTTACTTTCTATCTCCCTCAAGGAGACTTGCCGAGAGGACACTTCTCAACTTTGAGCTCCTAACCTACCTCTCAAACGGCGGAATCAGGGTAGGACTTTACAGGGCGAGTAATTTTCCTACTATTATGGACAGAAATTATTCGGAGGTTCAGGATTGATAGAGAGGATTCAGGAGTTAAAGGAGGAATTAAAGAAGGTCAAGGAGAAGTACGGAGAAATAAGGGGGTATTTTTGACTTAGATGAGCTCAAAAAGAGACTTTCGGAAATTGAAGGGGAAATGTCGTCTCCTGAGTTCTGGAACAACCCCGAAAAGGCTCAGAAACTCTCACAGGAGAGGAACAGAATAGAGGAGGAGCTCAACGAAATTTCCAAGTTAAACGACAAGTTAAACGAAAAGATTGAGGAGTGTGAGGTTCTCATTGAGATGGCTGAGGAGGAGAACGAGAGAGAGCTCCTTGGCGAAGTAGAGGAAAATCTAAAGGAAGTAGAGGAATCATTAAGCAAACTTGAAATAAAGAAACTTCTCTCTGGAGAGTACGATAAGAACAATGCAATAGTAACAATCCATGCAGGAGCCGGAGGAACGGAATCCTGCGATTGGGCCCAAATGTTGATGAGGATGTACTTCAGGTGGGCAGAGAGGAAGGGATTCAACGTTGAAATATTGGACATTCAGGAAAACGAAGAGGCAGGAATAAAGAGTGCGACGTTCTTAGTTAAGGGAAACTATGCTTACGGGCTTTTGAAATCTGAACATGGAACCCACAGGCTTGTAAGGATTTCACCCTTTGATGCAAATGCAAGGAGACACACCTCCTTCTGCGGTGTTATCGTTGTTCCCGAGATAGACGATGACGTTGAGGTTGAAATAAGGGAGGAGGATTTAAGAATAGATACGTACCGCTCCTCTGGGGCTGGAGGACAACACGTTAACACAACAGATTCTGCAGTTAGGATAACCCACATTCCCACAGGAATTGTCGTTACGTGTCAAAGTGAACGCTCTCAGATTCAGAACAGACAGAGAGCTCTGAAAATCCTGAAAGCCCGCCTCTATGAACTAAAAATGAGGGAGAGGGAGGAAAAGCTTGCCCAAGCACGGGGAGAGCACAAAAGCATAGCTTGGGGAAACCAGATACGCTCCTACGTTTTTCAACCCTACCAGCTTGTAAAGGACCACAGAACAGGAACGGAAAACTCGAACGTTCAGTCTGTAATGGATGGAGACATTGACCAGTTCATAGAAACTTACCTGAAACAAAGGGCTACAGTATAAATTCTCCTTGCTTCCCTTCTTATCCTCCTTTTTGTTTTTAGCTTTTCAAATAATGAAAAAATAAGGATTACTTTATGTAATAAAAATTTTATTTTAAAATAAGTCTTATTGAAATTTATAAAATTGTGAATTAAAATTAAATAAAATTTCCTAAATTCGGAGGAAGAGATGAAAAGGAGGAGGTGGAAAGCGGCTTTATCTACGGGAACTCTCTTCCTATTAGGAGTTTCTGCTCAAGCCTTAGGTCACCCGGCAGTTCCTCTAAGAGACATCAATGGAAAGCCAATTTCTGAAACCCTTAACCCTTCAGACACCATAACAATAGGAAACTCAACTTACATTGCCGGAAATCCTGTAAGTTGGGAAGTCACATGTGGTTCATGCCACAAGGAAGTTACGGGAGATGTAAAAGGAGGACTTCACTCCCCCGGTCCAATACATGCGACCTACCACATAGGTAGGGGTTGGGATGAGTTAAGTGATGACTTTGGTTATGAGAGAGTAAAAGCCGGAAAGGACTGGAGGAAATTTTTACGCTCCTTCGGTGATGATGGAGCCTGGTGACCACCTTCGTACCGCCAGTTGGCGGCAAAGCACCCTTCAAAGGACCCCGGGCTTTCTCCAGATATTAACAATGGAGTCGATTACAGAGGAAATGTTAAGTACGACATGGATATGGGAACTCCCGATAAGGTATTCACATGTGCATCCTGCCACTCCGGTGGAATTATGGCCTTTGATAGGGACAGCGGAAAGCGCCACGACGAAGTTGAAACCTGGGACAACCAGACCGATGGAACAGGATTTTTCTCAAATGCTACCTACTCAGACAGTGAAGTTGACGGAGACTACTTCTCCTATACCGCAGATGAAGAATCAAGGGGATACATCGGAATGCCCCACAAGTTCAACTGGAAAAAGTCGGGAGTTTTAGATACAGACTGTCTCCTCTGCCACTCAGACCGTTCCTTAGCTGAAAAAGAAAAGCTTGTAGTTACTACTTCAAACGGTTGGAATGCTTCAAATCCAACCCCTGCAAACCCAAGGGTTTTTGTCTTTGTTAAGAAGGACAATAACGGAAAGGTTGTTGAGGTTTCTTTAGGATTTCCTCCACAACTAACACAGGATGAAATTAACAACGGATACACAATCGATTCAGCAGCTTTCTATTCCGACCCTCTTGAGAGATTGGTAAGTGTTTACTATTCAGACGTTATTCAAGGAGTTATAAAGGATGAGTTAAAACAGTCTGGAATAGACCCAGCAACTCTGAACCAGCAGCAGATGATGACTATTCAGAGCTTCACAATAGGTACTATCTCAGGTTATCTGAAACATGGAACGACTACAGGATTTACAATCCCATACTCACAGCTTGGTCAAAAGATAGGTGTTGACCTTCAGGATTACAACTATGACGATTCTAAATTTAACAATAGACTCTCCGGTTTCTTTGGCCAGTTCTACCTTGATATCGGAGCTCCAAACTTCTCAGCCCGTGACTACCTGAGAAACGCATTTTTCGAGTCAACAGTTGAGGGTCAGCCTTACGTCGGTTCAGGATTTGTGGTTAGAGCTGCAAATGCAACGAGCAATTACTCTTACAAACCGAACGACCCAAACGTTCCGTTTGTAAACCTTGCAAGGGCAGGCCACTTCTTTGGATGGGCAGCAACGGGAACATTAATGTCGATAGCAGACCCTAACAATCCATCAAAACCTATTGCCTTTGTAAGACTTGAAAAACAACAGGACGGAACGTTCAAGGCTGTAGCTTACTACAAGAATGACGTTGACCTTGACAACGTTCAACTGCCCATTCTTGAAACAAGTAACCACTATACTCTAATAAAGGCAGACTCAAGCAGTAAGGATGGTGTATCAGTTTCTCATACAGGAGATAAAGATAAAGACCTTTCATTAATGTGTGCCCAGTGCCACTTTGCCATTCCGGACACAGAAAACAAGTGGACTGTAGATGGACAACACTTCTTCCCCAACTGGTACGTAAGGAGGGGAATCATTGGACTTGGAGCTGACGTTGTTAAGAGAGCTGCGGTCTATGCACCGGATGAGAAACAGAACGACCAATCCGTTGCCCCGATAGCCATTACTCCAGATGGAGAAATGGCAAAGTACAGCAGTATGAACGATACTATGAACTACTCCGACGGTCTTCCTGTAGGTTACGACGTTCACATGGCAAAGGATGGTGGGAATTTGTCGTGTCTATCCTGTCACGGACAGGACAATCTTCCCAAAGATGTTAAGGAACACCACAATCCTCACAACTTCCTGAAAGGTAATGACTCTGCCGGTGAAGTTATGCCTGCACTCGACTACAATCCTTCAGTTAGAACCTGTTCAAGTTGTCACTGGGGAACAGATGACGGCGCAGCAAAGGCACATGAAGCTTGGTTTGGGCCTGCAGCATCAGCCCACATCAACAAAATTCAGTGTCAGGTATGCCACATACCGTTTAAGACCTACTGGACGTTCAGATTCTTCGATGATTCACTTGGATACTCCAACCAGTTTGACGATAGATTAATGAAAATGGATAACGGAACTGTTTATCAGTTTCCTCCAGAGTGGGCAATTCCTGCCTTTGGACCGACTCCAACCTACGGACTGAACTTCTCTTACGTCATTGCCCAAACGGACGATAACGGAACTGACAAGCTACTTCCAATAACGTCAATTGATATGGACCCTTACAGAGCTCTCATGAGGGTCAACAATTCAAACTTTGGACTCTGGAACATTCCTTCGGAAAACTTTCCATGGAGATGGGAACCTGCAATTATCAAACGTTGGACTATAAACGATAAGGGAGAGCCTGTCTTAAGGGCAGGTCTAATCAGTCCGATTCAAGTATTTACATGGATTGATGCAGCAACAGGAAGGGCCCTCTTTGTTCGTGAGATGAACATGGCAATTGATGGAGTTGCCTACGATTCAAATGGAACTCCAGTTGGAAAATCAACCATAGACCCAGAACTTCCCGAAAAGAGCGTTCCAGGGTTGACGATTGATCCAAAAACTGGAAAAGTTGCATTTAAGATTCACTGGGTAGACGGCAATCCTGGTGGATATGTTGACTATATTGACGATGATGACGGAGATATGGTTCCAGAAATCAGCACAAACGAGGAGTACGAAGCCCTAAAAGCTGCCATTAAACAGGTTCTTGATAAGGAAGATCCAGGACATCCTCATAATCCTGTAATCATGACGTTTATGGCACCATTTGGCATTGACCACGGAGTTCTACCTGCTGAGTATGCCCTTGGAGCTCAGAAGACTGGTCCTCTTTCCTGTAACGCTTGTCACAACTCAGATGAGAGTAAGAACAGGTTGAGTCCGGCGGTCTGGGAAGGGGATGAAAGTGCAGGAAGGAAGGTAACTCTCACGTTCCACGCCCTACCAGATGAGGCCGTCAGCGAGTCTAAGGCAACGGGAATGTGGATGTTACCGGAGGGAACTAAGTCTGAGAACGGTAGGTACGTGATTACTCAGGGAGCTCTCTGCAGAGTAACGTCCGTTGGAGTCGAAAGTAAGGAATTTTCTGCTTTCTACTTAGTTACTCCTGATGGTACTGTAACAGGACCTGTCTCAGATGAAGTAAAAATTTCTGTAGACAAAGGAGCAGTGGATGTTCCAACTTCTGTTAAAGTCGAAAAGGTTGAGAATGCAAACATTGAGGAATCTGCAGTTGAAGCTGCAAAATCGTACGGAATAGATACTCCCGTTCTTGCAACTGAAGTCTTGGATATTCATACGAAAACAAACAAATTTAATTCACCTGTAACATTTACAATTAAGTACGACCCATCCAAGGTGGCAAACAAGGTATTAATTCTTGCAAGTGAGGACGGTAAAAACTGGACAAAAGTTACAGAATTTGGCGTTGACCCGAACAATCCTTACGTAACGTTTGCAAGGAGCCAGCTCAGCTACTTTGCAGTTGTAGGTGAAGCTCCTTCATCAATTCCTTCAGGAACAGCACAAACTACAACCGGAGGTGGTAGTGGAGGTGGTTGTTCAATTTCTCCTGCTGTAGAGCCAGTTTCTGGAGGAGTTAGCCTTCTAACGATGCTTTCAGGTCTAATAGGGCTTCTCCTTGGAAGGAAAAAAAGGAAAAACTAATCTTTAGGGGGCTTCTGCCCCCTATTTTCCTCATTTTTCTTTCTGTACTTTACCTTCAAAAAGCTCATGGCGCTGACCAGCGCAACCAAGTAACCACCACTTCAGACGGGACAGTTCGGCTGTCCACAACCACAGGCTAAAAACGACGAAATTCCAGCGCTACTTCCCAAAGTTAAAAGTCCGGCTGTTTTCAGTTTCTCCCACTTTTTCTTCACCCAACTCCTCACTTTTCAGACAGAATTGCCAGAACATAAACAACAAATGCCAAAAAGAACAGAAGGAGAATCAGATACCAGGAAAATTTAAATATTCTTTTCTTCCAACAGTCTTCCCTTTTCTTCTCTCTGTAGTAGTCCCTATCGTAAATTCCCATTCTAACCTCTCTTATAGACTGTTCCCGTAGGTAGGTCCTCCAAAGTTATCCCCAACTCCTTCAGTCTGTCCCTTATTAAGTCCGCAAGTTGGAACTCCTTTTTCTTTCGGAGCTCTCCCCGAACCTCTACGAGGAGCTCTATGAGTTTATCCTCTATTCCCCCTTCCATTTCTCTCTCCTCCTTAAAGCCCAAAATGTTCAAACACTCCTTAACAAAATCAACAGCCTCTAAGTAGGAAAATTTCTCCTCCTTACTTATCTTTCCCTCTTTTAGAGCTCTATCCTTAACTAAGTTTCCTTCCTTTACAACTTCAAATAGAACACTGAGAGCCTTAGCAGTGTTGAAGT contains the following coding sequences:
- a CDS encoding type I restriction-modification system subunit M, yielding MAELDIKTLENWLWEAACKIRGEVDAPKYKEYILPLIFIKRLSDVFEDEIEKLSEEFGDRETALEIVESDHSFVRFFIPEVARWENIKRHPVHGLGMYLTDAVRAIAKENPKLQGVVDIVDFNATMAGKRIISDERLHALINVLSKYRLGIRDVPPDIIGNAYEYLLRKFAEGSGQSAGEFYTPREVGILIAHILDPEPGQSIYDPCVGSAGLLIKNQLYFKEKYRGKTVADLKFYGQEILHFSYAMAKMNIFIHDMDAEIALGDTMNHPAFKNSDGSLMQFDLIATNPMWNQDFPQSTYENDQFGRFTFGYPPSSSADWGWIQHVNASLKGNGKACIVLDTGSVSRGSGAEGSNRERDIRKKFVESDLIEAVILLPENLFYNTTAPGVIIVLNKNKRHREEILLINASEKFEKGRPKNILTEEGIREVSEVYHGWKEVEKFSRIITLEEARANDYNLSPSRYITISTEEEVLPLEDAVVMVKEAEEDRRRAEEELCEILEESLGIEL
- the lpxB gene encoding lipid-A-disaccharide synthase, with translation MKKLLIVTGELSGFIYAREIVRELSPFFEIFGVFTEEVPGSKRILDSKELTAFGLFEVISKLPSILRGKRRIVSFLESEKPDAVLLIDFPGFNLQIAKEAKKRGIKVLYFIPPKVWAWGRGRVEKLRAYCDRIFVIFPFEVPFYSQFGIDVTYVGNPLIDIVKPNRERKEFLETFEIEEPFYALLPGSRPSEIKYLLPTLKEFSESFGGNWVIPVADTVKELFKNFHSKNIKLVPEGERYNVLRYSEAGVIASGTASLEAAISELPHVVVYRVHPLTYFIAKRAVKLPFVSLPNLIAGKEVVPELLQDRFNRENLFLTFETLLENRDWCREVLRKEVKEKLSGGAVKKLSEEIKREI
- a CDS encoding THUMP domain-containing class I SAM-dependent RNA methyltransferase — encoded protein: MELFAVSQPGLEEVTRKELEDLGIEGKAVPGGVLFSGGLREIYLTNLWLRSATRVLLRLCSFRALHFAELVRKAKRCKWEKFISPNLPVKFRVTSRRSKLYHTKGIEERILRAIEERLGFEPRVARFEDEGTSIVVRVENNVFTISVNTSGAPLYKRGYRVVETEAPLRENIAAGVILMSNWRGEIPLIDPFCGSGTIPIEGALIASNTPPGKNRKFAFMEWKSFDEELWNELLEEAESKRKEINVPIMGFDIEPKAVEASLKNAEAAGVSKFVEFKNLSLPEIKMERVLIVTNPPYGVRLSERKLGEIYARFGEWVEKNFKYYSVYFLSPSRRLAERTLLNFELLTYLSNGGIRVGLYRASNFPTIMDRNYSEVQD
- the prfB gene encoding peptide chain release factor 2 (programmed frameshift); this encodes MIERIQELKEELKKVKEKYGEIGGIFDLDELKKRLSEIEGEMSSPEFWNNPEKAQKLSQERNRIEEELNEISKLNDKLNEKIEECEVLIEMAEEENERELLGEVEENLKEVEESLSKLEIKKLLSGEYDKNNAIVTIHAGAGGTESCDWAQMLMRMYFRWAERKGFNVEILDIQENEEAGIKSATFLVKGNYAYGLLKSEHGTHRLVRISPFDANARRHTSFCGVIVVPEIDDDVEVEIREEDLRIDTYRSSGAGGQHVNTTDSAVRITHIPTGIVVTCQSERSQIQNRQRALKILKARLYELKMREREEKLAQARGEHKSIAWGNQIRSYVFQPYQLVKDHRTGTENSNVQSVMDGDIDQFIETYLKQRATV